GTTATATGCCGGCAAGTTCGTCTACGTCGACAATGAACACTCTGGAGCTGCAGCTACGGCCGATGCCTGCCTCGGTGGCATTGTCAAACCGATCGACAAGCTATATGCCAACAAGCACGGCAAACTCCAAAAACAACGGTTTCTGCCGTTAGTGGAGACAAGCGTTCTTTTGTGTTTCGGTGAAAACGCCCGCACTCGAAGAATGAATGGTGAGTCATCATCGTTCTCCGGGCAATACACACACCGAGGGGACTCGTTCTTCCTCATATAGTaaaggtacttcctaaagtagtCGTGGCctgtcaggaactgacacaggttaACATTCCTAAGGCCGCGGTTCATCCAGGCATTCATGTCTCTGGACGAGACGAAAGGTTCAATGACCGTCGGAACCCTCGTCTCACCTTTGCTACCATACTTGCATGGTTTCTCTCCTCGCTGTTCCCGACGATTCTTTTCGCCCGAGAATCGATTTTCTGCACAGCTCCACCGGTGACCATCTGCAATCTCCAGCCTTCTTTGGTCTCGTATAGTCTACGGTCTTTCAGATAGTCCTGCACAGTGACTAGGATATTGTCGGGTACTCTGAAGTTCCACTGCAACGCATCGTGCATGTAACCCAACGAGCAGAGTCGAATGCATTTGGTTGATTTGGCTCTGAAACACCGCCGGGTCACTACCGTGCTGGCAGTAAAAGTAGTGTGCCTCTTCAAATGACGGTGAGACATGTCCCGGGGTGGTTTCGATTGTACTCTGCAACCTCGGACTTCTCGATTGTACTCTGCAACCTCGACTTCTCGATTGTACTCTGCAAACCTCGACTTCTCGATTGTACTCTGCAAACCTCGACTTCAGCATCATCTCGTACAGCTTCCCCGCCGTGTCAAGCATACAGAGGCCTGTACGCAGACGGGGAGTCCGGGTTGCCCTAGTTGATTAACGCCAACCGAGCTGTCTTCCAGCATGACAGAAAAACACCACTGCCCACTAAGCACGCATTGAACATTCGAAGCAACGGGAGCTGATGACTTCTCGCCACAACCTTCAGAGTCTCCGCCGGGATACCCCTCAGGCCCCGTATCTTTGTTGTTTCTCGTGGCAAACACTTTCCACCACTTTGAAACTTCCGGAACCAGCTTCGCCACTTCTCTCTCCCTCATTAATGGATGTGTCAGGAAGAGAGGGTAGACGATTGCCGTTACCGTTTCCAGATGGTTTTAATAAGGCCGTAATGTTAGTCACCATTCCTCCAAGCTCATTGGTCACTAGGCCCTGTGTAGCTCTTCCTCCAGTGGTCGGAGTCCACATCATGGCATTAGTTCTCTCCAACACCTCTTTGCTCTACCGACCTAGCCGCAGCTTCAGGACGGTTTTGAGCACGTTGAGCTCTTCTTCTATGTATCAGGGGCTGAACTCTGCGATTTTGACTGTGCATCAGTCACACACACTTTTTGGACCAaaaacttatgtatatatattcatataacaaGATATAGAATGgaaccagtcaaaattgtatatatgtttTGAATTTCAATCATGAATACTAAAATGatatgtacctgatatgtctACTTTGTTTCAACTAATTGTAGGACCCCcatcatattaaatcataaatgctttcactaagaaagctatagccttctattttgaaaattgcgttGCGAAGCAGCAGGTAATTGCtagcatattatatattaattgcaTATAACTAATATTGCTCACTATTCGATCTAGCTGTTTACCAGAAGGAAGGAGCTAAAATAGACGATATTTTTGCTAACTCATGCCACCTTTTACTCAAATATCcatttattaacattgttataatttcgattatttctatgaaatatttttttggttacTATAATCTACCacacctttttattttatattctatgaaCTACATACCGTCAGCTGGTCGAAATTGGTCAAAGTcatgtgtttatgttttttttgtatgaaacatCGCAATTGATTCCGGAATGGGAATTGCATGTggaattggaattgaaaattgaaTCTCTGACTCTGGCATTCGGAGTCGGGACAGAGTGTTGAGTGTGTGGAGTGGGTTGGGTTTTTTGGATGTTgggtaatttaaatttgtagtagaTGCTATTATTTAACATGATAAAATTTCAGTATGACAAGTCAATAATGTGCATAAATGTACcaattatttcctttttgttATTTCAAGAACTGAAggtctttatttaaattacagtattcaatgttattaaaatacttaacctCTAAAATTGCTCTATAATGCACTTTCGGTGTATCAGATTGATTCAGCTAGTAGGGTCACATGCGGTCATACCGAGTAAACAGTTACCCAGGCAAAGATTGTCCCAGATGAATTCTGCAAGATCATTATATTCTACATCCAGTCTAGGATTTAGAAATAAACAGAATTTATGTAACATGAGATATCAACTTCAGAAGAGCTTTAACTACACATCAAATGTTATGttcttgttgttttttaatagtcTGAAAAACATTCCAGAAGTTTTAAAGAGACACTCGGTGAAGATTGTACAGAACTGTGTCCAAAGTTGTGAATATGTTTTGGCCCACAGAATTCGGAGAAGTCATCAAATGCTGTGTTTGTACTCAACTCTGTGGGGTGAAATTCCTTTGTATCAATTTGTTCGTAGATTAAAAGCTCAACTTCAGAAACGtaaacatttgttattgttaGGTTCAGGTTTTGTTTCTGCCTATGATTGGAATAAGGAACGCATACCAGATGAAGATATATTAAAGTAAGTTAAGttatattgaaacaataaataacttagatTAGAATTGTGTTTGGTTACAATTACTCatctaacaataaaaaatcagaaaacattaaactaaatttattgatAGATCAATTCTAGCatactaaaataactaaacaaaaacgATAGTCTAAATGTCTTTTATATCatgaaaatcaatatttgacCGATGCCTGGCATTATTTGaccaaaccaatatattatttaacccTGGAAGCGTAAAACGACTCATTTAGTGTCAATCGTGTAACTTCCACAGTGCGATCAACACTTTCTGATTCGTATTTTACCAATAAAGGCCATTAACAGTCCAAAGAACTTTATTTACATCTATGAGCCTCCTatgagttattttaatgtttagggATCTATGATTTTCTTTAACCTGTTTTGTAGTTGACAATTTGTATGGTTTTCACAGATTTGATGTTGTGATTTTGTTGTTAGCCTCTGAGCAGCGGAGATTTGTTGCtagaaaacaaatacttttattcttTCTAAGTGGTAAGTTTTTTTATTCGGATCAAGTAAAGTTTTATCAACATTATAATACCTCAAAATTGCGATATTCATGACATTGTGGAATCTAACATGACTGACTTTGTTGAATCTGAAATAGAAGTATTGcatcttgttttcttttttattaatttgaagtaaaaagCTGTTTCTTAATCAGCTAACTTATAAAAGGGTAGATTAAACACTTTAATTTGCAtgagaataaaatgttattatggCTATTTAACTTCttttgatattgttatttaattgttcttaataaaactaaatgtaaataatatgtttaatattcaatatttgaatcagactagtttttattagattattttattgatgctgatgtatgaataattttagttttattgtttggtGACCTGATACAGAATACAAAGCTGGTTTCATAGAATGTAATCAGTTAATGTTCTTTagaggtttttatttaaaatcattacagATGTCACAAATATGAACTACACAAATTTCGGAAGTGCCCTTTAAGAAAATACAACTGTATGATTATAGTACTACTGAGATTGTTGTTCTCTTGCTTTTTTACATACATTGAATTGAGTGGTGGAATGGAgcgtgttttttattgttttgaaatattaaaatgttggtaatcctctaaaattattgtaagttatcaacttcatttttttattactgaaatatattacaaagtgaaCATTTCCTTTTTTAGTCTTGAATtacattaagacaaaataaactaaaaaaaaaaacaaaaatataaaatgaacctAATACATTAATCCTTTGTTCCTATCTATTATTTGTTGATACGTGATATAGGTAGGTTGCTTTCtgattgtcctgcaatagcaagggagtggtatgccatctttggtagtttggataagggtggtgaatttccccaggaggacctgataggttgtttgtggaactgctgaaaatcatagactggtaagcctcatggtgtgcttccggggtgcgcaaaaggcccttgaggcttaagtgcatggcagtaggccgccccatagaagaaggtATAACCAGCGCTAACATGATCTGGGCTTGAATTGATGTACTTCATATCAAGGGATGTTTTTCCCGTCAGAAGTACCTAAATTCCCGCAGGATGGCGTCGAAGCCTGTACTGATTGCCAGGGGCATTTATTGGTGCTTTCCTGAACTCAGATCACTCTGGCACGGAAAATTTTGGATTATAAATGtgtagtaaaacaattaattaccaaaattgtttataaagtatttatttataaagaaactatTACAATCAATATTTGAATTATCAACAAAAGTATGCCATACCATGCATAATGTAACTGGCCTCGCTAAGGTTGTATGcgaaatttcaaaatttgcacACCCCTCAGGAATACAAAAGAGAAAATAGTGCTAGTCTACTAAGTGATAAGATTTCATAggtcagccaaatctcatgaatgGACATGATGCGTTGTATTTAAAATCagccttttgtaatttttttcatgatCCACTTATTGAAAATATCTGCACAACTACACACAAAACATAACTTCCAGAGCCTAAAACCATCCCTGTTCAAAGGtttgctttaaaaactatttctaagttcagtattcatttactaagtttaactttcacaacttaatccgagacaaaaatattaaaccatctacaacaggacttacattttaaatgtttcaatctCTAAACCAGCGTAATTGTTTAATGAGTGAACCTTTTTAAAtcagatttgcggcattgtaGTAAAGACCTCTAATTGTTGTACTTTACTTGACCTATCCTCTCGTTTAAGATTTCCTTCTTACTCCTTGCAGGCCATCCCTAtgacatgacaaaaatatggtagttacttcaaaaagtagatttttaggggCAGTAATGAtctaatttttattggtttaccTGTAATAatttgggaattatcaagcctgtgCGGAACTTTATTAACACCCTGTGAATGTATCTGTGCTATATAACACGGCCTGTGGGAATGACGTCACAAAAAAGCCCATATCATGAAACCCAATATGTCCTCTGCACAactttatgaaaaatttcaatccTATAGCACAATTTATTCTCAAGATACAACCCttgagtgacaggctttgctaaaaCTCAGCCAACCAACAACGACAGACCTATAACCCAAGAAGACGTCGGTTTACTTAGTGAGAGGTCAgacgccaccctggaggaaggcgactgttaCCATTTGTAGCGTTGAACACAGATTCAAATTTTATGTGAAGTCAAGTTAGATTTCTCCTTGTTCTTCAtcctaatttattacaatattctcATTGGTTGCTGACATGCATTTGTGTACTTTAGGTATTCAGCAGAGATGAGCCTAGTAGAGTTTTTAAGAGACAAGAGGAAAGCTTGTCTGAAAGGCAACAGCCGACCTGCTGATTGTACCTGTTCCGTGTGCTCTGCAACTGATTCAGGTTTGTGCAATGGTGATCAAGAAGCGTTAGATCAAGTTTTTAGCTTTCAAAACATCTTGTGTTCAGgtcaaatacattttaagttcTTTCTCAATTCTTTTTTAACTACAATTTTCATCATTGGAAGTTCTGAATTTGTTGAAATATTggccaatatttttatgtactgtaTACAAATAGTTAAATAGCAAATAGACTTTgccaaagttaattttattttctatttctcgGAAGAAAAATTGATAAGtgaaaaaaactttaactaatattaaagaatttatttacttcaggagctattttaaaatatcttatcatTGATATATTGGATGTAGTAGATAACTGTGGTTATTACATTGTAAGTTCTAACCGTAGATAGTCTTTACGCAGAGTGGCAGTCATTCGTAGAAGAAGATGATATTGTGGTTTGGAAGAGAGAAGACATCAATCATCGGGGCCAAGGTCTTTACTGTTACAAAAGTATGTATCTTAAAAATCTTGTGATGAATTCTAATAATTATATCCTTAAATATATTAAGTCTTCTATGTATCCTGATCTAAAACTACACTGATCTGATCTACTTCATTCCAAGCTGATCCAGACATAATCTAGTTTTGTTTCTGATTGAGAAATGTAATGGTGATGgtgtaaaactgaaaaaatgttaTGGTCTAAAAAGATTTACTTTGGCGGTTAAATGTTGTTCTgacattgtatttattattatagaattagaTTTGTTCACTCACTAAAAAAAAGGCACTTCACTATgtcatagagacttgaaattcGCGAGATAAgtgagttttgtaaatattaacactaatttgATGTTCATGCCTATTTTCAGGATTACAGTTATgttgattttattagtttttatatttttattaattctagaGAAACAAAGTGCTTCCACTTCGTTCCAAATAAGAAATATGAGCAGTTCTGAGTTTGTCTTGTAAGTTTTACTCTTCAAAACTGCTCTTATGAAGGAACACCCTAGTTAGTTATTCTCAATCCAAGCTTTTTCTAAGAACAAAGTTTTTCTATGTAGGACAAAGAAAAAGATCTAATATTTAGGCTACTGTGTCAGGCTagtattttacattcaaattgtttaattttttacataaaaaaaatgctaaatgttaaaatctaacaaaaactACTTATAATATACATGATTCTTCACCTGATATGAAAAGCCATTTTACACCTCATATTTTTGTTCCAGTCTAAATTTATGTTtactaataatttacaaatttctgATAATTAGTTCATTTCTTGTAGTGAGATTTATactaaagaaatgtataaaaaaaggTACAACTGAGAAGGAATTGGATATAGATCAAATGAATAACTCTATTTATTGGTTAAAAAGCTTTAATTAACTTGTAGTGTTacattttagtttcttataatttgcttattttataaCCATCTTTTACTGCCATTAGCCAGCCTGTTTAGgacattttatcaatttttattactGGACATATCAGTGAAATGATCATTCAAttagattttttacattattttcaatttgtttagcaCTGAGGAGCAGGAGGACTTTGTCTATAGAGAACTCAGAatatatccaaataaaaaatataaagaattataatatatattgcatttggataatgaaatattttattacacctAATAGTGATGTTGGTAGCACTAAACTTTCATGTCAGAATTATAGTTTTCAagcagttaaattaattaaacgttgTAGTGTATGCGCGATACGGAGATGTGACTGCATATGACTTCCTGGAGGCTCAGGTGGACCTGGAGTACAGGCAGTCGTGGGACACTCATGCGGTGGACTTGAGGCTCATTGACTCCGAGCCATCAACCAACAGTGACGTCATCTACTGGGAGACCAAGTGGCCTGTGAGTTACAGTTCTCCATTCTTccataatgtaatatttactggGAGACTAAGTGGCCTGTGAGTTACAGTTCTCCATTCTTCCATAATGTCATTTACCGGAAGACCAAGTGGCCTGTGAGTTACAGTTCTCCATTCTTccataatgtaatatttactagGAGACTGAGTTGTCTGTGAGTTGCAGTTCTTCATTCTTCCATTACGTAATTTACTTGGAGACCAAGTGGCCTGTGAGTTACAGTTCTCCATTCTTccataatgtaatatttactagGAGACTGAGTTGTCTGTGAGTTACAGCTCTCCATTCTTCCATTACGTAATTTACTTGGAGACCAAGAGGCCTGTGAGTTACAGTTCTCCATTCTACCATTACGTAATTTACCTGGACACCAAGAGGCCTGTGAGTTACAGTTCTCCATTCTTCCATTACGTAATTTACTTGGAGACCAAGTGGCCTGTGAGTTACAGTTCTCCATTCTTCCATTACGTAATTTACTTGGAGACCAAGAGGCCTGTGAGTTACAGTTCTCCATTCTtccataatgtaatattttactaggAGACTGAGTTGTCTGTGAGTTACAGTTCTCCATTTGTCCATAATGTCATTTACTGGGAGACTAAGTGGCCTGTGAGTTACAGTTCTCCATTCTTCCATAATGTCATCTACTGGGAGACTAAGTGGCCTGTGAGTTACAGTTGTCCATTCTTCCATAATGTGTGGGTTGGTGGATTCCTATAGGAAAATTCCAATTGTTTGgggcaaatttattttttatttgttgacaaaTACTTTTAACACTCTAACcaagttcaatttaaaaatgtaggttATCTGCATTTTCTTTAATCCTCCATTGGCATAATAGTAACTTCTATATTGGCAAAAAAACCTTAGagtaaaatgttaacaaattttataacttatgcgtattttacaaaatgtattacagaaaattctaattttacttctttttttctttatctGCATAATATTCTACACATTGTCGCTATTTGGAATTTTTGTTACATCTTTTTTTTAACtgctaaaaagtgtttaaagttaaacttttgataaaaaaacgTTTTCCCGGTTTTCATTCTTCTCATGCCAACACATagtttaacataacattttagtAACTGATTCTAAAACTACATTTCATGAGGAAAAAATTATGTGCTACAatgcatattatattaaataggtCCAGTATTTTTTGCGACTTGTTTACAAAAGGCTTGCATCATTCACAAAAAACCGGACTCCTAAGAGATTTAGCATGGCTGGAGTACTGAGGTTAACACTCTATATGCTATCaaactattgtttattattattgttacgaGTCCTTATTGTTAGTTAcccttaaaaatttacataagtaatattatctgaataaagaaaaataagtagGTAATGTCTTCTTTGTGCAGGTAATGAAtaagttgatttaaaattttttacttattattaatttatttgtacagtagaacccctcatatccggccaccacgggaccgagcccctggccggataacgattcggccggataaaccaacctacagtacacagcacttgtactgtactgtactaaccgcactggaaataatcaacgaactgtttacaggttaaacctattagctcaactgaggacaacacaggaaaatgtaaacaaatagatacaccaaaataacgcaagagtcgtgggagactagtgcgtgcaactgcgcgtctgcaagccgtggtaaataaatttcaatattggcttccggg
The Homalodisca vitripennis isolate AUS2020 chromosome 1, UT_GWSS_2.1, whole genome shotgun sequence DNA segment above includes these coding regions:
- the LOC124353183 gene encoding LOW QUALITY PROTEIN: stAR-related lipid transfer protein 7, mitochondrial-like (The sequence of the model RefSeq protein was modified relative to this genomic sequence to represent the inferred CDS: deleted 1 base in 1 codon); protein product: MHFRCIRLIQLVGSHAVIPSKQLPRQRLSQMNSARSLYSTSSLGFRNKQNLCNMRYQLQKSFNYTSNVMFLLFFNSLKNIPEVLKRHSVKIVQNCVQSCEYVLAHRIRRSHQMLCLYSTLWGEIPLYQFVRRLKAQLQKRKHLLLLGSGFVSAYDWNKERIPDEDILKYSAEMSLVEFLRDKRKACLKGNSRPADCTCSVCSATDSEWQSFVEEDDIVVWKREDINHRGQGLYCYKMYARYGDVTAYDFLEAQVDLEYRQSWDTHAVDLRLIDSEPSTNSDVIYWETKWPKLFSNRDYVFKRRYRIDKKRNLIYLVNRITEHPSCPVVPSKQRVSEYWSYMIIKPQTTFDKPGIEFSLTYFDNPGLNVPSSLTFWVTVSGMPDYLKKLRLAALGVAKRRGNAPSPLASRDSSVCAVEAAMTLAHVQQVSSTATLLESLRATLFLF